Genomic segment of Citrus sinensis cultivar Valencia sweet orange chromosome 7, DVS_A1.0, whole genome shotgun sequence:
ttctacCTTGAGAAAAAGAGGGGAATGAATGACTGAAGACCAACCCAAAATGATCCCAATATCATATCATGTCGAGCAGGTGGGCTGCAAGACAAATTTTAGGTCTTATCACCTGGCCCATGAAGGTGGTGAAGTCTTATTATACATGAAGCATCTTTTTTTGGTGGCCACTTCTTTTGTCTTCAGATTTTGACAGGAACGCACACAATTAACTTTGATActcaaataagaaagaaaaaaattggtacATCACCTttgaattttccttttttaaaaaaggaaaaaaagagacAAAAAAGTGATATGttctttgttgattttttatataCTTATGCGTAAACAGATAACATTGAACTGAGGGTGATTAGTGTCCATCAAACGACAATAAGTTATTATGACAAGGAATAAGTAATTAAGTTagaaaagcaaacagtaataagatttaatgagTGCAGAATTAGTTTGCTAACTGGATTAAACAACCATAACTAAGTCGAGAGGACCGGCTTAGTGGCTACATACTATATATACTACTATGGACATAATAAATTGGTAGTGTAAGTACTCTGTCCAGTACAAATAAACACCAAGTAATGGCTCCGAATCAAGAAGGGCAAGAAAACAAGGCTGCTGACTTCCTGCAATTATCCAAGACGAAGAATCTTTTGCAGAGTGATGAGCTTTACCAggtgtataattttttaaaaaatgacaaattcaTTTCCTGTTTCCTCAATCCAGATGTCgtcaattaattgaaaatggaattaattcttaatatcCTTGCAGTATATACTCGAAACTAGTGTATATCCAAGAGAGCATGAATGTTTGAAGGAGCTCCGCGAGTTGACAAAAAAGCATCCACGGTGAGCTTCTCGTTAATTACGTAATTAATATATAGGACAGGTCTGGTGAGATTCTGCTTTCTGATTAAAATTCCtgattatttgtattttgatgatttcttgTCAGCtgttctttttctattttgtatatttttctcaacatATTGATGGAATGCGCAGGAACCACATGTTGAGCACACCTGATGAAGCACAATTCCTGAGCATGCTACTCAAGCTTATCAACGCCAAGAATACCATGGAAATTGGTGTTTACACTGGTTACTCTCTCCTATACACTGCCCTTGCTATTCCCGACGACGGCAAGGTACAGTGGATGaataggaatttttttttaccttacGCGTTTATTGAACTTGGGACTTGAGCCTTCGGAAGATAGCTCTTCCCATTGGAATCAGACCTTGACttcgatatatatatatatattaattaaactgGTCTTAATATTGAATACTGTTACAGATATTGGCCATGGACATCAATAGAGAATACTACGAACTCGGTCTCCCCATAATTGAAAAGGCTGGTGTTGCTCATAAGATTGACTTCAGAGAGGGCCCTGCTCTTCCTCTTCTTGATCAAATGATCCAAGACGTAAGCAAAAAAtttctcccaaaaataatagtaataataataaacaaaaaattgtttaGTATATAGAAGATTAGAGCTCTAATTGATCTGTATAGctcaaaattaatgtttgaatTTCGCAGGAAAAATATCATGGGACATTTGACTTTATCTTTGTTGATGCTGACAAGAATAACTACATCAACTACCACGAGAGGATTATTGCACTTGTGAAGGTTGGGGGAGTGATTGGCTACGACAACACGCTGTGGTGTGGATCTGTAGCTGTGCCACCGGATTCAATAATGGATGAGAGACTCAGATATTTCAGGGACTTTGTGTTGGAATTCAACAAGGCTGTGGCTCTGGATCCAAGGATCGAGATTTGCCAACTCTCTATTGCTGATGGGGTTACATTATGCCGTCGCATTAGTTGATCGTCATTTTATCCGTTGTACTTTGCAAAATTATCTTTGATCTCTGCTCCATGAGTAAGCAGTTGTTTAGAAAACTGCAttgttctaaattttaaaaataaactccTAAATTATATCATTACATAAGCTGTCAATCGaagtttatatataatttatgaacCGTAGGGTtgataaagtttaaattttttattttttaaaatttaaatttgagtggttaatcaaatattttacatttatttttttataatttagtgTGTGATATATGCTTTATTATCTacatgatttaattttattatttattattcatatacaattaagaaaatcatgttttttaaaagaaaattaaatagatcTTTAAACTAAACCTGAACTCATTCTGACTCTTAATTTGAATCGACTTAACCACCATTGgcttcaattaaaaaaaaaatcatattgtaGGCATCTTTTCAGTTTTGATTCGGAGAGATATTTACCAAATTTTCTAAGTGatactttttcaattttttttttaataatatcatcatcaaacgcatttaaaaattatcgaCATTTATCGGGGAAAAGTCGGTGGACCGCGCACTCAAAAGAAGCACCTTGACGTCTTGATCAATATAAACCGAACAatccaaaaaacaaatattatttattaacagGAAGTGATTCTTCGAGATCgtgaaaaagggaaaaagacaATGACCACAGAGAGCACTCATGAATGCCACTTTTTTCTAGAGGAAAAtccaaagccaaaaaaaaaacaaaaaaaaaaaaaaaagaaagaaactacAACTATGAGaaaaatggattttttttttttttttttgtgtgtggcTAAGATAATTGTGCAAAGAAAACAATCTAGACCAACCGGTgaaatacaaaataagtttacaacattataaattaatctttttcaaTGTGTTACATAGTTATAAGCTGTTTTACATGTACATAGTTGTAACCCACCTGCACCAGCGGCTCCATAcaattgaaagattatttaaatACAGACAGCTTATAACAGATTATATCTATGTAACACGTTGAAAACAGCTACAGCAGCTTATAAcaaagataataaattatctttttcaaCGTGCTGCTTAATGGAGCAGCTAGGCAAGCAGTGGCGGACCTACAGCTGGGCAGTCCAGTCTGGTCCGGAAAAAATCACTCAAactctttatattttgattaattttatatatagatagagtttttattttatttttatatatgtctCTAATTGAGTTACCCTTAtgttttatcaatttcatATAACAATAGagcttctattttatttttaaatatgtccctaattcaattatattatttctcCGATTGAAATTGGTGactcattttataaaatgaataaattatatatttattgaatagattGAAAATATTAGGGGTCTAAAATGATTACTgctttaatctatttttttaaaaaaattctaattgaaaaagaaagtgtgTCAATGTAATATAACATCATCACTAGGATTACAAGTACTTGAAAAAAacataaagtaaaaattatcaacattttcataaaatttttatgtaaattttgatattttatttattagttacgTTAACTAAGATGAtaagttagaaaataaaccgaatatatatatatcttgcacagttaatataatttttaaataatttttataattaaaataataaaaatattatagactttttttttttttggtcttatCCACGAGGTATCCTGGGGAGAGATATTATAGACTTTTAATCCtacaaatatgagaattatttaatagtcAAAAATAGAACTGCTCCAtcacaatatcaaaatcaaattggacATGTGGAGAGAAATTATTGGAAAACATTATATGGGagttcattttcaagtttttattgTGGCCAAGATTGTGTGGATAAAATAATCAGTACGTGGTTGGCATGACTTTGTGGCGGAGAAGGAAAGTCGAGAAGGCTGGCTTAGTGGCTATATACCATATATAGGATACTAAATTGGTAGTGTAAGTGCTCTGTCCAGTACAAATAAACACCAAGTAATGGCTCCGAATCAAGAATGGCGAGAAAACAAGGCTGCTGACTTCCTGCAATTGTCTAAGACCAAGACTCTTTTACAGAGTGATGAACTCTACCAGGTGTATAATCTTTAAAACGTTACGAATTCATTTCCCGTTTCCTCAATCCAGATgtcttcaattaatttgaaaatggaattaatgattaatatcTCGCAGTATATACTTGAAACTAGTGTATATCCAAGAGAGCACGAGTGTTTGAAGGAGCTCCGCGAGTTGACGGAAAAGCATCCACGGTAAGATTCTCGTCAATTACATAGTTAATATATAGGAGAAGTCTGGTGAGATTCTGCGTTCTAATTAAGAATCttgattatttatatttgatgatttcttatcagctgttctttttcttttttgtaaattGTTCTCAACAAATTAATGGAATGCGCAGGAACTTTATGTTGAGCGCACCTGACGAAGCACAATTCCTGAGCATGCTACTCAAGCTTATCAACGCCAAGAATACCATGGAAATTGGTGTTTATACTGGTTACTCTCTCCTCGTAACTGCCCTTGCTATTCCCGACGACGGCAAGGTACAGTGGATGAatacaaatctttttttttttttaaattaacccACGCATTTATTGAACTTGGGACTCGAGCCTTCGAAAGATAGCTCTTCCCCATTAGAATCAGACCCTGGCTTCAAtatttatactaattaaaCTGGTCTTAATATTGAATATTGTTACAGATATTGG
This window contains:
- the LOC102627979 gene encoding caffeoyl-CoA O-methyltransferase 5-like — translated: MAPNQEGQENKAADFLQLSKTKNLLQSDELYQYILETSVYPREHECLKELRELTKKHPRNHMLSTPDEAQFLSMLLKLINAKNTMEIGVYTGYSLLYTALAIPDDGKILAMDINREYYELGLPIIEKAGVAHKIDFREGPALPLLDQMIQDEKYHGTFDFIFVDADKNNYINYHERIIALVKVGGVIGYDNTLWCGSVAVPPDSIMDERLRYFRDFVLEFNKAVALDPRIEICQLSIADGVTLCRRIS